A genomic region of Magnolia sinica isolate HGM2019 chromosome 6, MsV1, whole genome shotgun sequence contains the following coding sequences:
- the LOC131249828 gene encoding 18.8 kDa class II heat shock protein-like — METLPSDMRKVLNFPDEMEKMLQPPARAYVKNAKAIFRTPADVYEHPDSYSFVLDMPGLDVANIKVKVENGVLHVAGKKKKKKAGEEKEGVKAIRVERRRSRYMRKFTLPQDANPEEVNESYKDGVLTVIVSKRPRQQEPSKPKTVIIPIS; from the exons ATGGAGACTCTCCCCAGCGACATGCGCAAGGTCCTGAACTTTCCAGATGAGATGGAGAAGATGCTCCAACCCCCCGCACGTGCCTACGTCAAGAACGCCAAGGCCATTTTCCGTACTCCTGCTGACGTGTACGAGCACCCGGATTCCTACTCATTCGTCCTCGACATGCCTGGTCTCGATGTTGCCAACATCAAG GTGAAGgtggagaatggggtactacacgTGGCaggcaagaagaagaagaagaaggcggGAGAAGAGAAGGAAGGTGTGAAGGCGATAAGGGTGGAAAGGAGAAGGTCGAGATACATGAGGAAATTCACTCTCCCTCAGGATGCGAATCCCGAGGAGGTGAACGAATCCTACAAGGACGGTGTTCTGACGGTGATCGTTAGCAAGAGGCCTCGCCAGCAAGAGCCGTCCAAACCCAAGACCGTCATTATCCCTATCTCGTAA
- the LOC131249830 gene encoding uncharacterized protein LOC131249830 — translation MSLACLTCQTLLRTESLDMETEQLDPNLNRLRSNGPDRNWSGCLLPPPYENKRKALHKRGGSVASANIEEQAVADASGEPRLQRSRGMRRDWSFEDLKKSAVVIRM, via the coding sequence ATGAGTCTCGCGTGCCTGACGTGCCAGACGCTGCTGAGGACGGAGTCGTTGGACATGGAGACAGAGCAGCTCGACCCGAATCTCAACAGATTGCGCTCGAACGGGCCAGATAGAAACTGGTCCGGATGCCTCCTGCCGCCGCCTTATGAGAACAAGAGGAAGGCTCTCCACAAACGAGGCGGCAGCGTCGCCTCTGCCAACATTGAGGAGCAAGCTGTGGCTGATGCGTCAGGCGAGCCACGACTGCAGCGGAGCCGTGGCATGAGGAGAGATTGGAGCTTTGAGGATCTGAAGAAGAGCGCAGTTGTTATCAGGATGTGA
- the LOC131248019 gene encoding transcription factor MYC2-like, translated as MNLWNDDSASMMMEAFMAPDISPFPLWAPSSAPTAPIAPSAAPEPSRASTSLLNQDTLQQRLQTLIDSARESWTYAIFWQSSVDVSGASLLGWGDGYYKGEEDKRRRRAAGSATDQEHRRRVLRELNSLISGTADNGVDEDVTDTEWFFLVSMTQMFVNGSGMPGQAFFSAIPSWVVGPDRLASLPCERAKQAQVFGLQTLVCIPSSSGVVELGSTELIFQNSDLMNKVRVLFNFSNTEVGAWQLQQQTNQEENDPSALWISDPSPIGNKESVIVEVSKPIQLENPSSSSLTENPSSIEMPLPQQQNHQSRSFLSREMNFSEFGFERAVADGDGTSLQPCKRESMEILNLGDNKGSSNGILFPHHQQIVIEENEKKSAPLRGSNNEGMLSFTSTPVLPDSGIVKSSGGGSGGGDSDRSDLEASVREAESSRAIATADMEKRPRKRGRKPANGREEPLNHVEAERQRREKLNQRFYALRAVVPNVSKMDKASLLGDAISYINELKSKLQTLELDKEGLQTQIDTLKKEHGNGELRCSGPPSLSDKDVGTPNSSGKLTGVDIDVKVMGWEAMIRIQCYKKNHPAARLMVALKELDLEVYYASVSIVKDLMIQQATVKMSSRIYTQEQLSAGLLAKLAEPPSSR; from the coding sequence ATGAATCTCTGGAACGATGACAGCGCATCGATGATGATGGAGGCCTTCATGGCCCCTGATATCTCACCCTTCCCTCTCTGGGCCCCATCATCAGCACCAACGGCCCCGATCGCTCCTTCGGCAGCCCCCGAGCCATCCAGAGCATCGACGTCCCTCCTCAATCAAGACACCCTCCAGCAGCGCCTCCAAACCCTAATCGACAGCGCCCGCGAGAGCTGGACCTACGCCATCTTCTGGCAATCGTCCGTCGACGTGTCCGGCGCGTCGCTCCTGGGCTGGGGCGATGGATACTACAAGGGCGAGGAGGACAAGCGCAGACGGAGGGCGGCGGGGTCCGCCACGGACCAGGAGCACCGCAGGCGGGTCCTGCGCGAGCTGAATTCCCTCATATCTGGCACTGCCGACAATGGCGTCGATGAAGATGTGACAGACACCGAGTGGTTCTTCCTCGTCTCGATGACGCAGATGTTCGTCAATGGCAGCGGGATGCCCGGGCAGGCCTTCTTCTCAGCTATCCCATCCTGGGTCGTGGGCCCCGACCGGCTCGCCAGCTTGCCCTGCGAACGCGCGAAGCAGGCGCAGGTGTTCGGGCTCCAGACCCTGGTTTGCATCCCGTCGTCCAGCGGTGTGGTTGAGCTCGGGTCAACAGAGCTGATCTTCCAGAATTCGGATCTTATGAACAAGGTTAGGGTTTTATTCAATTTCAGTAACACTGAGGTGGGGGCTTGGCAATTGCAACAGCAGACCAATCAGGAGGAGAATGATCCGTCTGCTCTCTGGATTTCGGATCCATCCCCCATCGGAAACAAGGAATCTGTTATCGTTGAAGTTTCAAaacctatccaattggaaaaccCTAGCTCCAGTAGCTTGACCGAAAACCCTAGCTCCATAGAAATGCCGCTGCCACAGCAGCAAAATCACCAGTCAAGGAGCTTTCTCAGCAGAGAAATGAATTTCTCTGAATTTGGATTTGAAAGGGCTGTTGCGGATGGTGATGGTACTTCCTTGCAACCGTGCAAGCGGGAATCCATGGAGATACTGAATTTAGGGGATAACAAGGGGAGTTCAAATGGAATTCTATTCCCACATCATCAGCAGATCGTAATAGAGGAGAACGAGAAGAAATCAGCCCCTTTGAGGGGCAGCAACAATGAAGGAATGCTCTCATTCACATCTACACCGGTCTTGCCTGATTCTGGCATTGTAAAGTCCAGTGGCGGCGGCAGTGGCGGTGGAGACTCTGATCGCTCAGACCTTGAAGCTTCTGTTCGAGAAGCCGAGAGCAGCCGTGCCATTGCCACTGCTGACATGGAGAAGCGCCCGCGGAAGCGTGGGCGGAAACCTGCAAATGGTCGTGAGGAGCCTCTCAACCATGTTGAGGCTGAGAGGCAGCGGCGTGAGAAACTCAACCAGAGGTTCTATGCCCTCCGTGCTGTTGTCCCGAATGTCTCCAAGATGGACAAGGCATCCCTCCTCGGGGATGCTATCTCCTACATCAACGAGCTGAAGTCAAAGTTGCAGACGCTCGAGTTGGATAAAGAAGGACTGCAAACCCAAATCGACACCCTGAAGAAGGAACATGGAAATGGAGAACTGCGGTGCAGCGGACCACCATCGCTATCAGATAAAGATGTTGGGACGCCTAATTCATCGGGTAAGTTGACAGGGGTCGATATTGATGTGAAGGTTATGGGGTGGGAAGCAATGATTCGTATTCAATGCTATAAGAAGAACCATCCGGCTGCACGGCTGATGGTGGCACTCAAGGAGCTCGACCTTGAAGTGTATTATGCAAGTGTGTCCATTGTGAAGGATCTGATGATCCAACAAGCAACAGTCAAGATGTCTAGCCGGATTTACACTCAGGAGCAGCTCAGTGCAGGACTCCTCGCCAAACTTGCCGAGCCTCCGAGCAGTAGATAG